In one Sphingomonas hankookensis genomic region, the following are encoded:
- a CDS encoding SGNH/GDSL hydrolase family protein, protein MARTSGAVGGANPSSLARLSVLPNRRLPHVVTALGDSRAAAIYIDSGQRGYAATSPVNWANALLGQRLVIGACFGKSGDRTDQMLPRLSSAIGTGAGLLYIHAGLNDIAQNYPSAATSGATAFANIRTMIDTARAAGMIVVVEAEVGSNALSAAQIGQVNDLNAMLFDHAERAPGVHVHDARLVAMQPAYSDSAVQFRAAHAYDGTHLNGRGAAYWGESLAALLGAIVPARPGAALNMRAALSGNGRRQLVANPLFVTANGGTAANGASGTIPAGFVGSAGTGASATYATQADPDGLGNNVAIDASFTAANAQVRLHQDVATANLLPGDLVEGVAVVDILGTPSGLASLYLQFTQNTGAGGQSYDNFCLYAPAAANYVGVDKAMRLTLRTRPHLIRANVGSGGFAQLSVRALSAGSGSCQFVVRQMALKRRDSDY, encoded by the coding sequence ATGGCGCGCACTTCGGGTGCCGTCGGTGGCGCCAATCCGTCCAGCCTCGCCCGGCTGTCCGTCCTGCCCAATCGCCGGCTGCCGCATGTCGTGACAGCGCTGGGCGACAGCCGCGCGGCGGCGATCTATATCGACAGCGGCCAGCGCGGCTATGCCGCGACCTCGCCGGTCAACTGGGCCAATGCCCTGTTGGGGCAGCGGCTGGTGATCGGAGCGTGTTTCGGCAAGTCCGGCGACCGGACCGACCAGATGCTGCCGCGCCTGTCGTCGGCGATCGGCACCGGGGCGGGGCTGCTCTACATCCATGCCGGGCTGAACGACATCGCCCAGAATTATCCCAGCGCCGCGACCAGCGGGGCGACCGCCTTCGCCAATATCCGCACGATGATCGATACCGCGCGGGCAGCCGGGATGATCGTGGTGGTCGAGGCGGAGGTCGGCAGCAACGCGCTGTCCGCCGCGCAGATCGGACAGGTCAACGACCTGAACGCAATGCTGTTCGACCATGCCGAACGCGCGCCGGGCGTCCATGTCCATGACGCAAGGCTGGTGGCGATGCAGCCCGCCTATTCCGACAGCGCGGTGCAGTTCCGCGCCGCCCATGCCTATGACGGAACCCATCTGAACGGGCGGGGTGCTGCCTATTGGGGGGAAAGCCTCGCCGCGCTGCTGGGAGCGATCGTGCCAGCGCGACCGGGGGCCGCGCTCAACATGCGCGCCGCGCTGTCGGGCAATGGCCGGCGGCAGCTGGTCGCCAACCCTTTGTTCGTGACGGCCAATGGCGGCACGGCGGCGAACGGGGCGAGCGGCACGATCCCGGCCGGCTTCGTCGGATCGGCCGGCACCGGGGCAAGTGCTACCTATGCGACGCAGGCCGATCCCGATGGCCTGGGCAACAACGTCGCGATCGATGCCAGCTTCACCGCCGCCAATGCGCAGGTGCGGCTGCATCAGGACGTTGCGACCGCCAACCTGTTGCCCGGCGACCTCGTGGAGGGGGTGGCGGTCGTCGACATCCTCGGCACGCCGTCCGGGCTGGCCTCGCTCTACCTGCAATTTACCCAGAATACCGGGGCGGGCGGGCAGAGCTACGACAATTTCTGTCTCTATGCCCCAGCGGCGGCGAATTATGTCGGGGTGGACAAGGCGATGCGGCTGACGCTGCGCACCCGCCCGCACCTGATCCGCGCGAATGTCGGCAGCGGCGGCTTTGCCCAGCTGTCGGTGCGGGCGCTGTCGGCCGGGTCGGGCAGCTGCCAGTTCGTCGTGCGGCAGATGGCGCTCAAGCGGCGCGACAGCGACTATTGA
- a CDS encoding spike base protein, RCAP_Rcc01079 family encodes MADRFSAHADSPEAPATAPFAVVPSDTQELPVVPKGIYVGTGGDLTLRGVRGSADVTYRNLPDASYVAVRAQYVRATGTTATNLIAEA; translated from the coding sequence ATGGCCGATCGCTTTTCCGCCCATGCCGACAGCCCCGAGGCTCCGGCCACCGCACCCTTTGCCGTCGTGCCGAGCGATACGCAGGAACTGCCCGTCGTGCCCAAGGGGATCTATGTCGGGACCGGTGGCGACCTGACGCTGCGCGGGGTGCGCGGCAGCGCCGACGTCACCTATCGCAACCTTCCCGACGCCAGCTATGTCGCGGTGCGCGCGCAATATGTCCGCGCGACCGGGACGACCGCGACCAACCTGATCGCGGAGGCCTGA
- a CDS encoding glycosyltransferase family 4 protein — protein sequence MKVFIVNTLYPPSTVGGAERSVALLARAAARRGHEVHVASLHDADDQREEQDGAVTIHRLPLRNLYWPFDAERNESKPRRLAWHLRDRRNPAATRDLVALMDRIRPDVLHTNNLQGFSTEIWAEAKRRNIRIVHTLRDYSLLCARASLYRGGHDCVQRCVDCKLLTGRKKDNSVLVDAVASNSQYVIDTHRRHGYFNDTDARVIFNIADVRSAPTPAAVPEDGGLTFGFIGRVEPEKGIEVVLDAFARLERPDWQLVIAGAGKGSYVADLQARYPDPRIRWLGFVNADDFYAGVDVVIISSTWPEPLPRTMIDCLARGKAVIYSDAGGTPEIGHLALLGAIYAKDDAAALAERLATALASADDWRAVRGVAPEVLEAFSEEKVVGNYLSFYAGDAA from the coding sequence GTGAAGGTTTTTATCGTCAATACCCTGTACCCGCCATCGACCGTGGGCGGCGCGGAACGCAGCGTCGCGCTGCTGGCGCGGGCCGCCGCCCGGCGCGGGCACGAGGTCCATGTCGCCAGCCTGCACGACGCCGACGACCAGCGCGAGGAACAGGACGGCGCGGTGACGATCCACCGCTTGCCGCTACGCAACCTGTACTGGCCGTTCGACGCCGAACGCAACGAATCCAAGCCCCGCCGCCTGGCATGGCATCTGCGCGACCGGCGCAATCCGGCGGCGACCCGCGATCTCGTCGCGCTGATGGATCGCATCCGCCCGGACGTGCTGCACACCAACAACCTGCAAGGGTTCTCGACCGAAATCTGGGCCGAGGCCAAACGGCGCAATATCCGCATCGTCCACACGCTGCGCGACTATAGCCTGTTGTGCGCGCGCGCCTCGCTCTATCGCGGCGGGCATGACTGCGTGCAGCGCTGCGTCGACTGCAAGCTGCTGACCGGGCGCAAGAAGGACAATTCGGTGCTGGTCGATGCGGTCGCGTCGAACAGCCAATATGTCATCGATACCCATCGTCGCCATGGCTATTTCAACGACACCGATGCGCGCGTGATCTTCAACATCGCCGATGTCCGCTCCGCCCCGACCCCGGCGGCGGTGCCCGAGGATGGCGGGCTGACGTTCGGGTTCATCGGGCGGGTCGAACCCGAAAAGGGGATCGAGGTCGTGCTGGACGCCTTTGCCCGGCTGGAGCGGCCCGACTGGCAATTGGTGATCGCGGGCGCGGGCAAGGGCAGCTATGTCGCCGACCTGCAGGCACGCTACCCCGATCCGCGCATCCGCTGGCTGGGGTTCGTCAATGCCGATGATTTCTATGCCGGGGTCGATGTCGTCATCATCTCGTCGACCTGGCCCGAACCGTTGCCGCGCACGATGATCGACTGCCTGGCACGCGGCAAGGCGGTGATCTATTCCGATGCCGGCGGCACGCCCGAGATCGGCCATCTCGCCCTGCTGGGCGCGATCTATGCCAAGGACGATGCGGCGGCGCTTGCCGAACGGCTGGCGACCGCGCTCGCATCGGCCGACGACTGGCGCGCGGTGCGCGGCGTCGCGCCCGAGGTGCTGGAGGCGTTTTCGGAGGAAAAGGTCGTCGGCAACTATCTGTCCTTCTACGCCGGGGACGCCGCCTGA
- a CDS encoding serine O-acetyltransferase codes for MTDASSRSPRFRTLVQQDIAHFARRDGEAITRGFLLRLFLLTQGFQFVLARRIQDVLPRLPLVGRPARRIWWWWTCRRFGAELAIDATFGGGLYIPHPYGIVVGACTVGRDVTILQNVTIGTRSSDDIGRATIGDGTYLAAGAVILGPVRIGAGARIGANAVVLQDVAAGEAAVGVPARTVRSAHNADLHLN; via the coding sequence ATGACCGATGCATCGTCCCGATCCCCACGATTTCGCACGCTGGTACAGCAGGATATCGCCCATTTCGCCCGGCGCGACGGCGAAGCGATCACGCGCGGCTTCCTGCTGCGCCTGTTCCTGCTGACCCAGGGGTTCCAGTTCGTGCTGGCCCGGCGGATCCAGGACGTGTTGCCGCGCCTGCCGCTCGTCGGGCGACCGGCACGGCGGATCTGGTGGTGGTGGACCTGTCGCCGCTTCGGTGCCGAGCTGGCGATCGACGCGACCTTCGGCGGCGGCCTCTACATACCCCATCCCTATGGCATCGTCGTCGGCGCCTGTACCGTCGGGCGGGACGTCACGATCCTGCAGAATGTGACGATCGGCACCCGTAGCAGCGACGATATCGGTCGCGCAACGATTGGCGATGGAACTTATCTAGCCGCTGGTGCGGTTATACTGGGTCCGGTACGAATCGGTGCCGGCGCAAGGATCGGCGCAAACGCCGTCGTATTGCAGGACGTCGCGGCGGGGGAGGCCGCAGTCGGCGTGCCTGCGCGAACGGTACGTTCCGCGCATAACGCCGATCTTCACTTGAATTAA
- a CDS encoding glycosyltransferase family 4 protein: protein MRILEVSAFYTPYIIGGAEICAQNLTEWFTEQGHEVAVLSAAPQREHESWGTPMNGYRLYRVGTPHIYPVFQASTAPGWKKPIWHLQDIYDPRNEAMFERVIEDFRPDFAHIHWIQGLGYNGLKVLARHDIPTAITLHDLAYVCVRTTMFRGDHECVRQCKGCRMSMNAKIGYLEDIPRLGFISPSRANLDKVGSLMPIAQYPSFHILNPITYPAPSVPHMPSDKVRLLFVGRLENTKGIGFALDLLEPLAERYDFHLTVLGKGPEEEALRRRFGHLPWVDIVGHVPLQQVADTMAQSDLLLVPSLWMENSPGVVFQALGVGLPVLASDKGGLPELIDPGRNGYIAPAGDTDRWREQIVSLLERPEQLGALREQTATSAAEFDYGNLAQKMLDAFAVIRDHRRPTASH from the coding sequence ATGCGTATATTGGAAGTAAGCGCCTTCTATACCCCGTACATTATCGGTGGTGCGGAAATCTGTGCCCAGAATTTGACCGAATGGTTCACCGAACAGGGCCATGAGGTCGCGGTGCTGTCGGCCGCGCCGCAACGCGAGCATGAAAGCTGGGGCACGCCGATGAACGGCTACCGCCTCTACCGCGTCGGCACCCCGCATATCTATCCGGTGTTCCAGGCGAGTACCGCGCCGGGCTGGAAGAAGCCGATCTGGCACCTTCAGGACATTTACGACCCGCGCAACGAAGCGATGTTCGAGCGGGTGATCGAGGATTTCCGGCCGGATTTCGCCCATATCCACTGGATTCAGGGGCTGGGCTATAACGGGCTGAAGGTCTTGGCGCGGCACGACATCCCGACCGCGATCACGCTGCACGACCTCGCCTATGTCTGCGTGCGTACGACGATGTTCCGCGGCGACCATGAATGCGTACGGCAGTGCAAGGGTTGCCGCATGAGCATGAACGCCAAGATCGGCTATCTGGAGGATATCCCCCGGCTCGGCTTCATCTCGCCATCGCGCGCGAACCTCGACAAGGTCGGCAGCCTGATGCCGATCGCGCAATATCCCTCGTTCCACATCCTCAACCCGATCACCTACCCCGCCCCCAGCGTCCCCCATATGCCGTCGGACAAGGTGCGGTTGCTGTTCGTCGGGCGGCTGGAGAATACCAAGGGGATCGGCTTCGCGCTCGACCTGCTCGAGCCGCTGGCCGAACGCTACGATTTCCACCTGACCGTGCTCGGCAAGGGGCCGGAGGAAGAGGCGCTGCGCCGCCGCTTCGGCCATCTGCCCTGGGTGGATATCGTCGGCCATGTGCCGTTGCAGCAAGTGGCCGACACCATGGCGCAGAGCGACCTGCTGCTCGTGCCGTCGCTGTGGATGGAGAATTCGCCCGGAGTCGTGTTCCAGGCGCTGGGGGTCGGCCTGCCGGTCCTGGCCAGCGACAAGGGCGGACTGCCCGAACTGATCGATCCGGGCCGCAACGGCTATATCGCGCCGGCGGGCGACACCGATCGCTGGCGCGAGCAGATCGTGTCGCTGCTCGAACGGCCCGAACAGCTCGGCGCGCTGCGCGAACAGACGGCGACGTCGGCGGCGGAGTTCGATTACGGCAACCTCGCGCAGAAGATGCTCGACGCCTTTGCCGTTATCCGCGACCATCGCCGTCCCACCGCGAGCCATTAG